A window of Chitinophaga sp. MM2321 contains these coding sequences:
- a CDS encoding glycosyltransferase family 39 protein translates to MGAIIRFFTRRQYKNLFLLTWLVLGLLQACYSELWDDEAYYWVYSRHMDWGYFDHPPMIALLIKIGYSIFHNELGVRLLVVMANTVTLWITAKLIASKDNKLFYIIIGSLGAMQIGGMLAVPDVPLIFFAALYFWAYRTFLAKQSWKNTLLLGIAMALMFYSKYHGILLVFFTVLSNMNLLRVFKFYVACIITTVLFFPHIYWQIAHGFPSLQYHLVERNASSYDITYTLDYLGGQLLLFGPLMGWLILYYAFRCPIQNTFERALKFSLVGVLVFFLISTFKGRVEANWTVMVFTPVVILAHQTLVRKSWSRKWLLYTLPVTLLLVLVVRVYMVWDFMPGVEIRPEIHHNKEWTSQVAARAAGRPVVFINSYQLPSKYMFYTGQLSYSLNSRYSRRSQYNYWDTETELWGKPAMVVFEPGAGLPITDSLKTIHGTWDYNMQAAYYSYSLIQLKPALKIITARPREQVNVILQPHNGYHRPIPLDRTNEAVLGYGFTTTDESLPPVKTSMSLEKAVLRRLINLPVVMPDKPGEYQLKFCVFAGDMPPTHNSVAIKVVVKP, encoded by the coding sequence ATGGGTGCCATCATTCGTTTTTTTACCAGACGTCAGTATAAAAATCTTTTCCTGTTGACATGGCTGGTGCTGGGTTTACTCCAGGCCTGTTATTCCGAGTTGTGGGATGATGAAGCCTACTACTGGGTATATTCCCGTCATATGGACTGGGGCTATTTCGATCATCCGCCGATGATTGCGCTGCTGATCAAAATAGGTTACAGCATTTTTCATAATGAGCTGGGTGTGCGGTTGCTGGTAGTGATGGCCAATACGGTGACGCTGTGGATCACGGCGAAGCTCATTGCATCAAAGGATAACAAACTTTTTTATATCATCATAGGCTCCCTGGGAGCTATGCAGATTGGCGGTATGCTGGCTGTTCCTGATGTACCGCTCATCTTTTTTGCGGCACTTTATTTCTGGGCCTACCGTACTTTCCTGGCGAAGCAAAGCTGGAAGAATACGCTGTTACTGGGTATCGCTATGGCACTCATGTTCTATAGCAAATACCACGGGATATTGCTGGTATTCTTTACGGTGTTGTCCAACATGAACCTGCTGCGCGTATTTAAATTTTATGTAGCCTGTATCATCACTACAGTACTCTTCTTTCCGCATATTTACTGGCAGATTGCGCATGGATTTCCATCGCTGCAATATCACCTGGTAGAGCGCAATGCATCTTCCTATGATATTACTTATACGCTGGATTATTTAGGAGGACAATTACTGCTGTTTGGTCCGCTGATGGGCTGGCTCATCCTGTATTATGCTTTCCGTTGTCCTATTCAGAATACTTTTGAACGTGCCCTTAAATTCAGTCTGGTAGGGGTATTGGTGTTTTTCCTGATCAGTACTTTCAAGGGCAGGGTAGAGGCCAACTGGACAGTGATGGTATTTACGCCGGTAGTCATCCTGGCGCATCAGACGCTGGTACGCAAATCCTGGTCGAGGAAGTGGCTCCTGTACACCTTACCTGTGACGTTATTGCTGGTGTTGGTGGTACGGGTGTATATGGTGTGGGACTTTATGCCCGGTGTGGAAATAAGACCTGAAATACACCATAACAAAGAATGGACATCACAGGTGGCTGCCCGTGCTGCCGGCAGGCCGGTGGTATTTATAAACAGCTATCAATTGCCTTCCAAATACATGTTTTATACGGGGCAGTTGTCATACAGTCTTAACAGCCGGTATTCCCGCCGCAGCCAGTATAATTACTGGGATACGGAAACGGAATTGTGGGGTAAACCGGCCATGGTGGTATTTGAGCCGGGTGCAGGGCTACCTATTACCGATAGCCTGAAAACAATACATGGCACCTGGGATTATAATATGCAGGCGGCTTATTATTCCTATTCGCTCATACAGCTGAAACCAGCGTTAAAGATAATTACAGCACGGCCCAGAGAGCAGGTAAATGTGATCCTGCAACCGCATAACGGCTATCACCGGCCTATTCCGCTGGATCGTACCAACGAGGCGGTGCTGGGGTATGGCTTTACCACCACGGATGAATCATTGCCACCGGTAAAAACTTCCATGTCACTGGAAAAAGCCGTGTTGCGCAGGCTGATAAACCTGCCGGTAGTGATGCCGGATAAACCCGGCGAATACCAGCTGAAATTTTGTGTTTTTGCGGGAGATATGCCTCCTACACATAATAGTGTAGCGATTAAAGTCGTCGTCAAGCCATAG
- the thiL gene encoding thiamine-phosphate kinase: protein MDQERTEISDLGEFGLIEYLTRNIEIQNAGTVLGVGDDAAVIDHFGKQTVISTDMLMEGIHFDLMYTPLKHLGYKSVVVNLSDIYAMNATPTHITMSIAFSNRMSVEGLNEFYEGVYAACEKYGVDLIGGDTSSSQKGFVISVTAIGEVTPDQFVKRSTAQKGDLLCVSGDLGAAYLGLTLLEREKKIYLESPGVRPDLEEQTYIIGRQLKPEARKDIIEFLQEQDIMPTSMMDVSDGLSSEILHIAKQSNLGVVLYEEKIPIAQESKEIALKFGLDPTACALSGGEDYELLFTMKQQDHDKIVLNEQISVIGYMADISEGAHILTKGGNKFKLVAQGWNAFNQE, encoded by the coding sequence ATGGATCAGGAAAGAACTGAAATAAGCGACCTGGGAGAATTCGGATTAATCGAATATCTCACCCGGAATATAGAAATACAAAACGCCGGCACCGTATTAGGTGTGGGAGATGATGCTGCCGTTATAGACCATTTCGGCAAACAAACCGTCATCAGCACCGATATGCTGATGGAAGGCATTCACTTTGACCTGATGTACACCCCGCTCAAACACCTGGGCTATAAATCCGTGGTGGTAAACCTGTCGGACATCTACGCCATGAATGCCACGCCTACACACATCACCATGAGCATCGCCTTCTCCAACCGCATGTCTGTAGAAGGACTGAACGAATTCTATGAAGGCGTATATGCTGCCTGTGAAAAATACGGCGTAGACCTCATTGGCGGCGACACCAGCAGCTCACAAAAAGGGTTTGTGATCAGCGTTACGGCCATCGGCGAAGTAACCCCAGATCAATTCGTAAAAAGGTCTACCGCCCAAAAGGGCGATCTGCTCTGCGTTTCCGGCGACCTGGGCGCCGCTTACCTCGGCCTCACCCTCCTGGAAAGAGAGAAAAAAATATACCTGGAAAGTCCCGGTGTAAGACCTGATCTCGAAGAGCAGACTTACATCATCGGCCGCCAGCTGAAACCGGAAGCCCGTAAAGATATTATTGAGTTCCTACAGGAACAGGATATTATGCCTACCTCCATGATGGATGTAAGTGACGGACTCAGCTCCGAAATCCTCCATATTGCCAAACAAAGCAACCTGGGCGTAGTACTATATGAAGAAAAGATCCCGATTGCACAGGAAAGTAAGGAAATAGCCCTCAAATTTGGCCTGGACCCCACTGCCTGCGCACTCAGCGGCGGAGAAGACTACGAACTGCTCTTCACTATGAAACAACAGGATCACGATAAAATCGTACTCAACGAACAAATAAGCGTTATCGGCTACATGGCCGACATCAGCGAAGGCGCCCACATCCTCACCAAAGGTGGCAATAAGTTCAAACTGGTAGCACAGGGATGGAACGCCTTTAACCAGGAATAG
- a CDS encoding regulatory protein RecX produces the protein MLSTAILKLRQYCAYQERCHQEVKYKCLEVGLRGNEVEEAIAALIADNFLNEERFAKAFAGGKFRVKQWGRKKIIAELKQKQVSAYCIKKGMEEIDDDDYEAALIKVAGKKYQSLKGETPMKRRYKTVQYLLQRGFETELINGVLEQIVHNEA, from the coding sequence ATGCTGTCAACAGCCATATTAAAACTGCGCCAGTATTGTGCTTACCAGGAACGTTGCCATCAGGAGGTAAAATACAAATGCCTGGAAGTGGGGTTGCGGGGCAATGAAGTAGAAGAAGCTATCGCCGCTCTTATTGCAGATAATTTCCTGAATGAGGAACGGTTTGCCAAAGCCTTTGCCGGCGGCAAGTTTCGCGTGAAGCAGTGGGGACGGAAAAAGATCATTGCTGAACTGAAGCAAAAGCAGGTATCTGCCTATTGCATCAAAAAAGGGATGGAGGAGATTGATGATGATGACTATGAAGCAGCACTGATCAAGGTAGCCGGGAAGAAGTATCAATCACTCAAAGGGGAAACTCCGATGAAGCGCAGATACAAAACGGTGCAGTATCTCCTGCAAAGAGGATTTGAAACGGAGTTGATTAACGGAGTGCTTGAACAAATCGTGCATAACGAGGCGTGA
- the nagA gene encoding N-acetylglucosamine-6-phosphate deacetylase, which translates to MPTTYINARIFTGDEMLEDHAVVTAAGKITGVIPTTEVSQHDEIIDLHGSLLAPALIDLQIYGGNGAVFSLYPDVSSLAATVAYSRVGGAAWIMPTVATISPEIMLRAMQAVRAYWEQGGEGVLGLHLEGPFINPAKKGAHLPQYIRTPAQEDIDWILENGRDVVKIITLAPECCDPTLVKQLQDAGIVVFAGHSNASYGQAYTSFEKGIHHATHLFNAMSPLESRAPGLVGAIYDHPAVNASVVADGVHVDFASIRISKKIMKERLFLITDAVEENKEGNYIYIREKDRYVSGTGVLSGSCLTMMQAVRNCVEEVDIPLEEALRMGSLYPARAVGREKQLGRIAPGYDAALLAIRPNRELAVYS; encoded by the coding sequence ATGCCCACCACATACATAAATGCCAGGATTTTTACCGGAGATGAAATGCTGGAAGATCATGCCGTTGTTACTGCTGCCGGTAAAATTACAGGTGTAATACCCACCACGGAAGTATCACAGCATGATGAGATTATTGACCTGCATGGGTCGTTGCTGGCCCCCGCCCTGATTGATCTGCAGATTTATGGCGGTAATGGCGCCGTATTTTCTTTATATCCTGATGTGTCATCACTTGCTGCTACGGTAGCTTACAGCCGTGTGGGCGGCGCTGCCTGGATTATGCCTACTGTGGCCACTATTTCCCCGGAAATTATGTTGCGGGCTATGCAGGCTGTGAGAGCGTACTGGGAACAGGGAGGAGAAGGCGTGCTGGGCTTACATCTGGAAGGACCGTTTATTAATCCGGCCAAGAAAGGAGCGCATCTGCCGCAATATATCCGTACACCGGCGCAGGAAGATATTGACTGGATACTGGAGAACGGGAGAGATGTGGTGAAGATCATCACCCTGGCGCCTGAATGCTGTGACCCCACGCTGGTAAAGCAATTGCAGGATGCCGGCATCGTGGTATTTGCTGGGCATAGCAATGCTTCTTACGGGCAGGCATATACGTCGTTTGAGAAAGGTATTCATCATGCCACCCATCTTTTTAATGCCATGTCTCCCCTGGAAAGCAGGGCTCCCGGCCTGGTAGGTGCTATTTACGACCATCCGGCGGTAAATGCCAGCGTAGTAGCAGACGGGGTGCATGTAGATTTCGCTTCGATCCGCATCTCCAAAAAAATTATGAAAGAGCGGCTGTTCCTTATTACAGATGCGGTAGAAGAAAATAAGGAAGGTAACTATATCTATATCCGGGAGAAAGACCGCTACGTAAGCGGTACCGGCGTGCTGTCGGGCTCCTGCCTGACGATGATGCAGGCGGTACGTAATTGTGTGGAAGAGGTAGACATTCCGCTGGAAGAGGCATTGCGCATGGGATCTTTGTATCCTGCCCGTGCTGTTGGCCGTGAAAAGCAGCTTGGGCGCATCGCTCCGGGTTATGATGCTGCCTTGCTGGCCATCCGTCCAAACAGGGAACTAGCAGTTTACTCTTAA
- a CDS encoding amidohydrolase: MSDLKVTLVQSQLHWEDIAANLRMFDEKIDSIRERTEVVFLPEMFSTGFSMQPERLAETMDGSAVQWMKRKAAEKKIIITGSLIIEENGHYLNRLIWMLPNGTYGTYDKRHLFGYAGEQDHYEPGNKRLIAQVKGWKINLNICYDMRFPVWARNTIQADTQAPAYDLLVYVANWPERRKTAWNTLLQARAIENQSFAIGINRVGNDGNNIYHSGETSLIDPMGEIIYRKSHEEDIFTYTLQREQLDEVRKNIPFLKDADTFTFLDKESL; this comes from the coding sequence ATGTCAGATCTGAAAGTAACACTGGTACAATCCCAGTTACATTGGGAAGATATAGCGGCTAACCTCCGGATGTTTGATGAAAAAATTGATAGCATCAGGGAGCGGACAGAAGTGGTTTTTTTACCTGAGATGTTCAGCACCGGCTTCAGTATGCAGCCGGAACGCCTTGCTGAAACCATGGATGGCAGCGCCGTTCAATGGATGAAGCGAAAAGCTGCGGAGAAAAAGATCATCATTACCGGTAGCCTGATTATTGAAGAGAACGGACATTATTTGAACCGCCTGATCTGGATGCTGCCCAATGGCACCTATGGTACCTATGATAAGCGCCACCTGTTTGGTTATGCCGGAGAACAGGATCACTACGAGCCAGGCAACAAGCGCCTGATTGCGCAGGTAAAGGGCTGGAAAATAAACCTGAATATTTGTTACGATATGCGTTTCCCGGTATGGGCGCGCAATACCATACAGGCCGACACCCAGGCGCCTGCATATGACCTGCTGGTGTATGTAGCCAACTGGCCGGAAAGGCGTAAAACCGCCTGGAATACGCTGTTGCAGGCCCGCGCCATCGAGAACCAGTCGTTTGCCATCGGTATTAACCGTGTGGGTAATGATGGGAATAACATCTACCACAGCGGCGAAACCAGCCTCATAGATCCTATGGGCGAAATCATCTACCGTAAATCTCACGAGGAAGATATTTTTACGTATACCCTTCAACGTGAGCAACTGGATGAAGTAAGAAAAAACATTCCTTTTCTGAAGGATGCCGATACTTTCACTTTCCTTGATAAGGAATCGCTTTAA
- a CDS encoding VOC family protein has protein sequence MLLQGVHHIAVICADYPRSKIFYIDVLGLRIIREVYREARDSWKLDLALGDQYVIELFSFPNPPARPSHPEACGLRHLAFAVQDIESAIGTLRDKGVVTEPIRVDPHTGQRFTFFADPDGLPLELYEIHP, from the coding sequence ATGTTATTGCAGGGAGTCCATCACATCGCAGTTATCTGCGCTGATTATCCGCGTAGCAAGATCTTTTATATAGATGTGCTGGGCCTGCGGATCATACGGGAAGTATACCGGGAGGCACGTGATTCATGGAAGCTGGATCTGGCGCTGGGCGACCAGTACGTGATAGAATTATTTTCTTTTCCGAACCCGCCGGCACGTCCAAGTCACCCGGAAGCCTGCGGACTGCGGCACCTGGCTTTTGCCGTGCAGGATATTGAAAGCGCCATTGGAACACTGCGTGATAAAGGCGTTGTCACGGAACCTATCCGGGTAGATCCGCATACCGGTCAGCGGTTTACTTTTTTTGCTGATCCTGACGGCCTGCCTTTGGAGTTATACGAAATTCACCCGTAA
- a CDS encoding UvrD-helicase domain-containing protein, which translates to MKANYLDELNEQQREAVLHINGPLMIVAGAGSGKTKVLTTRIAHLMGNGVDAFNILSLTFTNKAAREMKERVEKILGGSEARNLYIGTFHSVFARLLRAEAHKLGYPNDFTIYDTDDAKSVLKTIINELNLDDKHYKPNFVYNRISAAKNSLMGPEEYQHDHLVQQEDMRANRPLIGKIYDMYAKRCFKNGAMDFDDLLFKMYILLKGFPEVLHKYQHKFKYIMIDEYQDTNPAQYEIIKLLGAVNENICVVGDDAQSIYSFRGATIQNILQFEKDYDDVKVVKLEQNYRSTKSILNVANEVIAHNTGQIEKNLWTDNMEGDTIKLVRTMTDNEEGKFVADTIAEQKLRNHYDNRDFVILYRTNAQSRSFEESLRRKAIPYRIYGGLSFYQRKEIKDFVGYLRITMNTRDEESLKRVINYPVRGIGKTTIEKTIVLSNDHNITMWEVLERAQEFGFKGGTLEAIYGFVTMIKSFQALLTKHNAYDVAVMVGKSTNLVKELFNDKTTEGLARYENVQELLNSIKEFTETPDEEGELLDKSMGSYLQQITLLTDADQGNNEDSDVVKLMTIHAAKGLEFPVVFTVGLEETLFPSGMSINTREELEEERRLFYVAITRAKSRLWLTHANSRYRFGNLVQNEPSRFLEEMPEKFIDRSYAGGGSVRNAFGSGSTTGWGNGGNMFDRIPKKTPVQQTQSTTPKPAPRHTSAATTHVPTPGFAPDDPAGMEPGMEVEHQKFGFGTITGMEGAPNNRIATVVFPKGGGEKKIMLNYAKLRIVNK; encoded by the coding sequence ATGAAGGCAAATTACTTAGACGAGCTTAACGAACAACAACGGGAAGCAGTATTACATATCAATGGCCCTTTGATGATTGTTGCAGGTGCCGGTTCGGGAAAAACCAAGGTGCTTACTACCCGCATTGCACATCTGATGGGAAATGGGGTGGATGCGTTTAATATTTTGTCGCTCACCTTTACCAACAAAGCAGCACGCGAAATGAAAGAACGTGTGGAAAAGATCCTGGGTGGCAGTGAAGCCCGGAATCTTTACATCGGTACTTTCCACTCCGTGTTTGCCCGCCTGCTCCGTGCAGAAGCGCATAAGCTGGGTTATCCGAACGATTTTACCATTTACGATACCGACGACGCCAAGAGCGTGCTTAAAACGATTATTAACGAGCTGAATCTCGATGATAAACACTATAAGCCCAACTTCGTATACAATCGCATCTCTGCTGCCAAAAACAGCCTGATGGGGCCGGAAGAGTATCAGCATGACCATCTCGTACAACAGGAAGATATGCGCGCCAACAGGCCGCTGATAGGAAAGATCTATGATATGTACGCCAAACGCTGCTTTAAAAACGGCGCCATGGATTTTGATGACCTGCTGTTTAAAATGTACATCCTGCTCAAAGGCTTTCCGGAGGTACTGCATAAATATCAGCACAAGTTTAAATATATCATGATCGATGAGTACCAGGATACCAATCCGGCACAGTACGAGATCATCAAACTGCTTGGTGCTGTGAATGAAAACATCTGTGTGGTGGGAGATGATGCCCAAAGTATTTATTCCTTCCGCGGTGCCACCATCCAGAATATCCTCCAGTTTGAAAAAGACTATGACGATGTGAAGGTGGTGAAACTGGAACAAAACTATCGCAGCACAAAATCTATTCTGAACGTAGCCAATGAAGTAATTGCACACAATACCGGGCAGATAGAAAAAAATCTCTGGACAGATAATATGGAAGGCGACACCATTAAACTGGTGCGCACCATGACCGATAACGAAGAAGGCAAGTTTGTAGCAGATACCATCGCAGAACAGAAGTTGCGTAATCACTATGATAACCGTGACTTCGTTATCCTGTACCGTACCAACGCGCAAAGTCGTTCGTTTGAAGAAAGTCTTCGCCGGAAAGCTATCCCATACCGCATTTACGGGGGGCTGTCCTTTTACCAGCGTAAGGAAATCAAGGATTTTGTTGGCTATCTCCGCATCACCATGAATACCCGCGATGAGGAAAGCCTGAAAAGAGTGATCAATTACCCCGTACGTGGTATTGGTAAAACAACTATTGAGAAAACCATCGTGCTGAGTAATGACCACAACATCACCATGTGGGAAGTGCTGGAAAGAGCGCAGGAGTTTGGCTTTAAAGGTGGTACCCTCGAAGCGATCTATGGATTTGTTACGATGATCAAGAGCTTCCAGGCTTTGCTGACAAAACATAACGCTTACGATGTGGCGGTGATGGTGGGTAAATCCACTAACCTTGTGAAGGAACTCTTTAATGATAAAACTACCGAGGGGCTTGCCCGTTACGAGAACGTGCAGGAACTCCTCAACTCCATAAAAGAATTTACAGAAACACCTGACGAAGAAGGAGAACTGCTGGATAAAAGCATGGGCTCTTATCTGCAACAGATCACTTTGTTGACAGATGCCGACCAGGGTAATAATGAAGATAGTGATGTGGTGAAACTCATGACTATCCACGCTGCCAAAGGGCTGGAATTCCCGGTGGTATTTACGGTGGGACTGGAAGAAACACTTTTTCCCAGTGGTATGTCTATCAACACCCGGGAAGAACTGGAAGAAGAAAGACGCCTGTTCTATGTAGCCATTACCCGCGCTAAATCGCGCCTGTGGCTTACACATGCCAACAGCCGTTATCGTTTTGGTAACCTGGTGCAGAATGAGCCGAGCCGTTTCCTGGAAGAGATGCCGGAGAAATTCATTGACCGCAGTTACGCCGGTGGCGGCAGCGTGCGCAATGCATTTGGCAGTGGAAGTACAACGGGTTGGGGCAATGGTGGCAATATGTTTGACCGTATACCGAAGAAAACACCGGTACAGCAAACACAAAGCACTACACCAAAGCCGGCGCCCAGACATACTTCAGCGGCCACCACGCATGTACCTACTCCTGGCTTTGCCCCGGATGATCCGGCAGGCATGGAACCAGGCATGGAAGTGGAACACCAGAAGTTTGGCTTCGGTACCATTACCGGCATGGAAGGCGCGCCTAATAACCGGATCGCTACTGTGGTGTTTCCTAAAGGGGGCGGTGAAAAGAAAATTATGCTTAACTACGCCAAGTTGCGCATTGTAAATAAGTAG
- a CDS encoding RNA polymerase sigma factor has protein sequence MLIPPQLLTFQVPAATPVIYQQPAFFLPISGRLHIVANSEHLKLTIMSSTEFNNLLLGNADFLRPYAVTLTKDAESAKDLYQETLFRALSNRDKYLAGTNIRAWLYTIMRNIFINNYRRGNRQYKLLDNAVGDYLLSHQPSAIGNFAESDLRVKDVQMAVYSLPVIFKQPFLLYFEGYKYYEIATILHEPLGTVKSRIHFARKMLKTRITRH, from the coding sequence GTGTTGATTCCACCCCAATTACTGACTTTCCAGGTGCCGGCTGCAACACCGGTCATTTACCAGCAACCTGCATTCTTTCTCCCGATCTCCGGAAGGTTACATATTGTAGCCAATTCTGAACATTTAAAGTTAACCATTATGTCATCCACCGAATTCAACAACCTGTTACTAGGAAACGCTGATTTCCTCCGGCCTTACGCCGTTACGCTGACAAAAGACGCTGAATCAGCCAAAGACCTGTACCAGGAGACGCTGTTCAGGGCTTTGTCTAATCGTGATAAATACCTGGCTGGAACTAACATCCGGGCCTGGCTGTATACGATCATGCGGAACATTTTCATTAATAACTACCGACGCGGCAACCGCCAGTACAAATTGCTGGACAATGCCGTAGGAGATTACCTGCTGAGTCACCAACCTTCTGCCATTGGCAATTTTGCGGAATCAGACCTTCGTGTGAAAGATGTACAGATGGCTGTATATAGTCTGCCCGTAATTTTCAAACAACCCTTCCTCTTGTACTTTGAAGGGTATAAGTATTATGAAATTGCTACTATCCTGCATGAACCGCTCGGCACCGTAAAAAGCCGTATTCACTTTGCACGCAAAATGTTAAAAACAAGGATTACCAGACACTGA
- a CDS encoding acyl-CoA desaturase, which yields MPKVSFNNKNALFFPALKSAVEEYFTSNNIKKTGNWKLYLKTAILIPVAALLYFALLFISMPAALAITLCAVLGFVLASIGFNVMHDACHGSYSTNSKVNETLGLTLNALGGNAFIWKQKHNVIHHTYTNVDGLDDDIAKSPLMRQCSTQKWVPMHRIQHVYVVLVYAISSFAWVFIMDFVKYLSRKVYTTPLQPMKWNDHVIFWGSKALYLVFYIALPVALVGWKAWAIGFATMHLVMGFTLAIVFQLAHVVEETEFEVVGADAKVIENEWAIHQIKTTANFAPKNKIISWFVGGLNYQVEHHLFPRISHVHYPAISKIVAAKCAEHELAYHCIPTMQGAVVSHFRFMKALGAKP from the coding sequence ATGCCTAAAGTATCATTCAACAACAAGAATGCCCTATTCTTTCCTGCGCTGAAATCGGCTGTGGAAGAATATTTTACATCAAACAACATTAAAAAAACGGGTAACTGGAAACTATATCTGAAAACTGCTATTCTTATTCCTGTAGCTGCACTTTTATATTTTGCCTTATTATTTATATCGATGCCTGCAGCATTAGCCATCACGCTTTGCGCGGTACTGGGCTTCGTTTTGGCCAGCATTGGCTTTAATGTTATGCATGACGCCTGCCACGGCAGTTACTCTACCAACAGTAAAGTAAATGAAACCCTGGGACTCACGCTGAATGCGCTGGGCGGCAATGCCTTTATCTGGAAACAGAAACATAATGTTATCCATCATACTTACACCAATGTAGACGGCCTGGATGATGATATTGCCAAAAGCCCGCTGATGCGTCAGTGCAGCACCCAGAAATGGGTACCGATGCACCGTATCCAGCACGTATACGTGGTATTGGTGTACGCCATCTCTTCCTTTGCCTGGGTTTTTATCATGGATTTTGTAAAATACCTGAGCCGTAAGGTGTATACCACCCCGCTGCAACCCATGAAATGGAACGATCACGTTATCTTCTGGGGCAGCAAAGCCCTTTATCTCGTGTTTTATATCGCTTTACCGGTAGCACTGGTGGGATGGAAAGCATGGGCAATCGGTTTTGCTACTATGCACCTGGTGATGGGCTTTACATTGGCCATCGTTTTCCAGCTGGCACACGTAGTGGAAGAAACTGAATTTGAAGTAGTAGGTGCAGATGCCAAAGTAATCGAAAACGAATGGGCGATTCACCAGATAAAAACAACCGCTAATTTTGCACCTAAAAATAAAATTATCTCCTGGTTTGTAGGTGGCCTGAATTACCAGGTAGAACATCACCTCTTTCCACGTATCAGTCATGTTCATTATCCTGCTATCAGTAAAATTGTAGCTGCGAAATGTGCGGAACATGAACTGGCTTATCATTGTATCCCTACCATGCAGGGCGCTGTAGTGTCGCATTTCCGCTTCATGAAGGCATTGGGAGCCAAACCTTAA